One genomic segment of Mytilus trossulus isolate FHL-02 chromosome 4, PNRI_Mtr1.1.1.hap1, whole genome shotgun sequence includes these proteins:
- the LOC134715097 gene encoding alpha-methylacyl-CoA racemase-like isoform X1: MMALKGIRVIEFGGLAPVPFCGMILSDFGANVIRVDRTKSFADTDCMGRGKQSIAIDLKQKEGLNIVHKMCSKADVLIEPFRPGVMERLGLGADKLLADNPRLVYARINGFGQKGAVAKKAGHDINYISMSGLLSYLGKKGEPPLHPVNLLADFAGGGLTCALGIVMALYERNISGKGQVVDNSMVEGSAYVGSWLSNSQKMPYIWGRERGDNTLDGGRAFYGVYETKDKKYISVGALEPQFFKELIKGLGLEHINQTDDPEEMKKLFKDVFLTKSRDEWVYQFQNLDACVSPVLEPKEAAEHLHNVDNKTFLQDESGGYEPGPAPRLSRTPGVDKVLPQPVIGQQTLMIMKEMGYSDIEIEKLLQSGVIEQNSKDSKL, translated from the exons ATG ATGGCATTAAAAGGTATTCGAGTTATAGAGTTTGGTGGGTTGGCTCCAGTACCATTCTGTGGAATGATTCTTTCTGATTTTGGAGCTAATGTGATTAGAGTAGACAGG ACAAAATCCTTTGCAGATACAGATTGTATGGGGAGAGGAAAACAATCAATCGCcattgatttaaaacaaaaagaaggtttaaatattgtacataaGATGTGCTCCAAAGCAGATGTTCTTATAGAACCCTTTAGACCTG GAGTAATGGAAAGGTTAGGGCTAGGTGCAGATAAACTGTTAGCTGACAACCCTAGATTGGTGTATGCAAGAATCAATGGATTTGGACAGAAAGGAGCAGTTGCAAAGAAGGCAGGACATGATATCAACTATATATCAATGTCAG GTTTACTGTCATATCTTGGAAAGAAAGGAGAACCCCCATTGCATCCTGTAAATTTACTTGCCGACTTTGCTGGTGGTGGTTTAACATGTGCTTTAGGAATTGTAATGGCTTTGTATGAGAGAAATATTTCTGGTAAAGGACAAGTTGTTGATAATAGTATGGTAGAAGGCTCAGCATATGTag GAAGTTGGTTATCTAATTCCCAGAAAATGCCATATATTTGGGGCAGAGAAAGGGGAGATAACACATTAGATGGTGGGAGAGCATTTTACGGTGTCTATGAAAccaaagacaaaaaatatatatcagttGGGGCATTGGAGCCACAGTTTTTTAAGGAATTGATAAAAG gtCTTGGGTTAGAACATATAAATCAAACAGATGATCCTGAAGAAATgaagaaattatttaaagatgTTTTTCTTACCAAGTCTCGTGACGAATGGGTATACCAATTCCAGAATTTAGATGCCTGTGTAAGCCCAGTATTAGAACCCAAAGAGGCAGCAGAACATTTACACAATGTGGATAATAAGACATTTTTACAGGATGAGTCTGGAGGCTATGAGCCTGGTCCAGCACCTAGATTGTCAAGGACACCAGGAGTTGATAAGGTCCTACCTCAGCCTGTGATTGGACAACAAACTCTCATGATTATGAAAGAAATGGGATATAGTgatattgaaatagaaaaactctTACAATCTGGTGTGATAGAACAAAACAGTAAAGattcaaaattatga
- the LOC134715097 gene encoding alpha-methylacyl-CoA racemase-like isoform X2, with protein MALKGIRVIEFGGLAPVPFCGMILSDFGANVIRVDRTKSFADTDCMGRGKQSIAIDLKQKEGLNIVHKMCSKADVLIEPFRPGVMERLGLGADKLLADNPRLVYARINGFGQKGAVAKKAGHDINYISMSGLLSYLGKKGEPPLHPVNLLADFAGGGLTCALGIVMALYERNISGKGQVVDNSMVEGSAYVGSWLSNSQKMPYIWGRERGDNTLDGGRAFYGVYETKDKKYISVGALEPQFFKELIKGLGLEHINQTDDPEEMKKLFKDVFLTKSRDEWVYQFQNLDACVSPVLEPKEAAEHLHNVDNKTFLQDESGGYEPGPAPRLSRTPGVDKVLPQPVIGQQTLMIMKEMGYSDIEIEKLLQSGVIEQNSKDSKL; from the exons ATGGCATTAAAAGGTATTCGAGTTATAGAGTTTGGTGGGTTGGCTCCAGTACCATTCTGTGGAATGATTCTTTCTGATTTTGGAGCTAATGTGATTAGAGTAGACAGG ACAAAATCCTTTGCAGATACAGATTGTATGGGGAGAGGAAAACAATCAATCGCcattgatttaaaacaaaaagaaggtttaaatattgtacataaGATGTGCTCCAAAGCAGATGTTCTTATAGAACCCTTTAGACCTG GAGTAATGGAAAGGTTAGGGCTAGGTGCAGATAAACTGTTAGCTGACAACCCTAGATTGGTGTATGCAAGAATCAATGGATTTGGACAGAAAGGAGCAGTTGCAAAGAAGGCAGGACATGATATCAACTATATATCAATGTCAG GTTTACTGTCATATCTTGGAAAGAAAGGAGAACCCCCATTGCATCCTGTAAATTTACTTGCCGACTTTGCTGGTGGTGGTTTAACATGTGCTTTAGGAATTGTAATGGCTTTGTATGAGAGAAATATTTCTGGTAAAGGACAAGTTGTTGATAATAGTATGGTAGAAGGCTCAGCATATGTag GAAGTTGGTTATCTAATTCCCAGAAAATGCCATATATTTGGGGCAGAGAAAGGGGAGATAACACATTAGATGGTGGGAGAGCATTTTACGGTGTCTATGAAAccaaagacaaaaaatatatatcagttGGGGCATTGGAGCCACAGTTTTTTAAGGAATTGATAAAAG gtCTTGGGTTAGAACATATAAATCAAACAGATGATCCTGAAGAAATgaagaaattatttaaagatgTTTTTCTTACCAAGTCTCGTGACGAATGGGTATACCAATTCCAGAATTTAGATGCCTGTGTAAGCCCAGTATTAGAACCCAAAGAGGCAGCAGAACATTTACACAATGTGGATAATAAGACATTTTTACAGGATGAGTCTGGAGGCTATGAGCCTGGTCCAGCACCTAGATTGTCAAGGACACCAGGAGTTGATAAGGTCCTACCTCAGCCTGTGATTGGACAACAAACTCTCATGATTATGAAAGAAATGGGATATAGTgatattgaaatagaaaaactctTACAATCTGGTGTGATAGAACAAAACAGTAAAGattcaaaattatga